A part of Chitinivibrionales bacterium genomic DNA contains:
- a CDS encoding addiction module toxin, HicA family yields the protein MRSSEIIKILKKDGWFVHNIRGSHYQFKHNTKNGKVTVPHPKSDLPIGTTKSIFRQAGINWREYL from the coding sequence ATGAGAAGCTCAGAAATAATCAAAATCCTGAAAAAGGATGGCTGGTTTGTACATAATATTCGTGGTTCTCATTATCAATTTAAGCACAATACTAAAAACGGAAAAGTTACTGTTCCGCATCCAAAATCAGATCTACCAATTGGTACTACAAAGAGTATTTTTAGACAAGCTGGTATAAATTGGAGGGAGTACCTATGA